The following proteins are co-located in the Rhea pennata isolate bPtePen1 chromosome 2, bPtePen1.pri, whole genome shotgun sequence genome:
- the NPVF gene encoding pro-FMRFamide-related neuropeptide VF — protein sequence MKVFLIKFILFALVTVVFLTSNSICLAELMKSSLQSTEDYDDKYYEIKDNILEEKQRSLNFEEMKDWGSKNIIKMNTPAVKKVPNSVANLPLRFGRNDPEERSIKPIVNLPLRFGRAFEESLLRHAPHLSHRLGRSPVVKGSIQSLLNSPRRFGKSLSINLSQDIQESEPGNTM from the exons atgaaagtctttTTAATCAAGTTTATTCTATTTGCTTTAGTGACAGTGGTCTTTCTAACATCAAACAGCATATGCCTAGCTGAACTGATGAAGTCCAGCCTGCAGAGCACAGAAGACTATGATGACAAATATTATGAG attaaAGACAATATactagaagaaaagcagagaagtctcaattttgaagaaatgaaagactgGGGAtcaaaaaatatcattaaaatgaaCACTCCTGCAGTAAAAAAGGTGCCAAATTCAGTTGCTAATTTACCTCTCAGATTTGGAAGAAATGATCCAGAAGAAAGAAGCATTAAGCCAATTGTTAATTTGCCTCTGAGATTTGGGAGGGCTTTTGAGGAGAGTCTACTTAGACATGCCCCACATTTATCACACAGGCTTGGGAGATCTCCAGTTGTTAAAGGTTCCATTCAGTCACTTCTAAATTCGCCACGGAGATTTGGGAAATCACTGTCCATCAATCTGTCTCAAGATATACAGGAATCTGAACCAGGTAATACTATGTAA